In the Pseudonocardia cypriaca genome, one interval contains:
- a CDS encoding acyltransferase family protein: MTNAPTAPLSATGLAAATPVDRDRYADLLRLFSIGMVVLGHWVVALLTLHGAGTVSTSLLLMLSTWVWQVMALFFFVGGFAHARALRHRPPDGRFVRTRLARLLPPVLVMLAVWTVLALLMHATGYTIGQFAAGLQLITVPLWFLGVYLVIVLAAPLMMRFHERFGLWPVLGALASAVVVVDVLRLGTGVTLVGFANYLFVWLAVHQLGYGYADGTLQRGGRRLAGLFAVGGLAGAALLVFGTSAYPVLMVGLPGNDVSNSAPPNLALLAQSLFLIGTALLLRRAGTALVQRPRAWFAVATGSSAIMTVYCWHLTACYLVQSLLLVVGVRLPAADTPLWFPALAGWLIACSLVCVGIVALFRRFERPADALVRGSVRPAVVVAGTLASAVGLFVVSRIGLDGLVTEQGLPGAAVVPLLLVAAGAFALRSPR; the protein is encoded by the coding sequence ATGACGAACGCACCGACGGCCCCGCTGAGCGCGACGGGGCTCGCCGCCGCCACCCCGGTCGACCGGGACCGGTACGCAGACCTGCTGCGGCTGTTCTCGATCGGCATGGTCGTGCTCGGGCACTGGGTGGTCGCGCTGCTCACGCTGCACGGCGCGGGCACGGTGAGCACCTCGCTGCTGCTGATGCTGTCGACCTGGGTGTGGCAGGTGATGGCGCTGTTCTTCTTCGTCGGCGGGTTCGCGCACGCCCGGGCGCTGCGCCACCGGCCGCCCGACGGCCGGTTCGTCCGGACCCGGTTGGCCCGGCTGCTGCCTCCGGTGCTGGTCATGCTGGCGGTCTGGACGGTGCTCGCGTTGCTGATGCACGCAACGGGATACACGATCGGGCAGTTCGCCGCCGGCCTGCAGCTGATCACGGTGCCCCTGTGGTTCCTCGGCGTGTACCTGGTGATCGTCCTGGCCGCGCCGCTGATGATGCGGTTCCACGAGCGCTTCGGCCTGTGGCCGGTGCTGGGGGCGCTGGCGAGCGCCGTCGTGGTCGTCGACGTGCTCAGGCTCGGCACCGGCGTCACGCTGGTGGGCTTCGCGAACTACCTGTTCGTCTGGCTGGCGGTGCACCAGCTGGGCTACGGGTACGCGGACGGGACCCTGCAGCGCGGCGGTCGCCGGTTGGCCGGGCTGTTCGCCGTCGGCGGTCTGGCCGGCGCGGCTCTGCTGGTCTTCGGCACGTCCGCCTACCCGGTGCTGATGGTCGGGCTGCCGGGCAACGACGTGTCGAACTCGGCGCCGCCCAACCTCGCGCTGCTGGCGCAGAGCCTCTTCCTCATCGGCACGGCACTGCTCCTCCGCCGGGCGGGCACCGCGTTGGTGCAGCGGCCGAGGGCCTGGTTCGCGGTCGCCACCGGCAGCTCGGCGATCATGACGGTGTACTGCTGGCACCTCACCGCCTGCTACCTGGTGCAGAGCCTGCTGCTGGTCGTCGGCGTGCGGCTGCCGGCCGCCGACACCCCGCTGTGGTTCCCGGCGCTGGCGGGATGGCTGATCGCGTGCTCGCTGGTGTGCGTCGGCATCGTCGCGCTGTTCCGCCGGTTCGAACGACCGGCGGACGCGCTGGTGCGCGGCTCGGTCCGGCCGGCGGTCGTCGTCGCCGGGACGCTCGCCTCGGCTGTGGGGCTGTTCGTGGTCTCCAGGATCGGGCTGGACGGGCTCGTGACCGAGCAGGGCCTCCCCGGCGCCGCGGTGGTGCCGCTCCTGC